From the Nodularia sp. NIES-3585 genome, one window contains:
- a CDS encoding ASCH domain-containing protein produces the protein MKAISLWQPWASLIPLGMKQVETRHWSTRYKGDLLICSARRDNSSQETYFYEVVKPINPKLTYNDFPFGMAVAVVNLKNCLLMTNELISKQTSLEISLGLWEVGRYAWMFDNIRPIKPFEVIGRQGLFEVNFNG, from the coding sequence ATGAAAGCAATCAGTTTATGGCAACCGTGGGCTAGTTTAATCCCACTAGGAATGAAGCAAGTAGAAACTCGGCATTGGAGTACGAGATATAAAGGCGATTTATTGATTTGTTCTGCCAGAAGAGATAACAGTTCACAAGAAACTTACTTCTATGAAGTTGTTAAGCCAATCAATCCAAAATTGACCTACAATGATTTTCCTTTTGGCATGGCAGTAGCCGTAGTCAACCTCAAAAACTGTTTACTGATGACCAATGAATTGATTAGTAAACAAACCTCATTAGAAATAAGTCTTGGACTTTGGGAAGTGGGGCGATACGCTTGGATGTTCGACAACATTCGACCTATTAAGCCATTTGAGGTAATTGGAAGACAAGGATTATTCGAGGTGAATTTCAATGGTTGA